The proteins below come from a single Natrinema sp. SYSU A 869 genomic window:
- the aspS gene encoding aspartate--tRNA(Asn) ligase produces the protein MQDRTYTADAEPGDDVTVAGWVHEIRDLGGIAFLILRDTSGKIQIKFEKDEMDDDLVETGLDASRESVVKVSGAVEEEPRAPTGVEITPDSVEVIAPADPELPLDPSEKVDADLSTRLDNRTLDLRKDEVQTIFEVRSDVLRAVRDQFRDFDCTEINTPKIVATGTEGGTELFPITYFGEEAFMNQSPQLFKQLIAGSNVERVFEIGPIFRAEEHNTPRHLNEATSIDFEGAFCDHTDAMDVAEGIVKASYEAVQENFGDELEALDIAEDFEVPEGDFPRISYEEALERINATGELDEQLVWGDDLSTPAEEALGQDVGGHYFITDWPSEIKPFYIKDHDDDPQLSTGFDLMHPRMELVSGGQREHRHEKLIEGFEQQGLDPDQFEYYTKMFKYGMPPHAGFGLGGERLIMTILGLDNIREAVLFPRDRQRLSP, from the coding sequence ATGCAGGACAGAACCTACACTGCCGACGCCGAGCCGGGCGACGACGTGACGGTCGCCGGCTGGGTCCACGAGATCCGCGATCTCGGGGGCATCGCATTCCTGATTCTCCGGGATACCTCGGGCAAGATCCAGATCAAGTTCGAGAAAGACGAGATGGACGACGACTTAGTCGAGACGGGACTGGACGCCTCCCGCGAGAGCGTCGTCAAAGTCTCCGGCGCGGTCGAGGAGGAGCCGCGCGCGCCAACGGGCGTCGAGATCACGCCCGACTCCGTCGAGGTCATCGCGCCCGCCGATCCCGAACTGCCGCTCGATCCCTCGGAGAAGGTCGACGCCGACCTCTCGACGCGACTCGACAACCGGACCCTCGACCTCCGGAAGGACGAGGTCCAGACGATCTTCGAGGTTCGCTCGGACGTGCTTCGGGCGGTCCGCGACCAGTTCCGCGACTTTGACTGTACGGAGATCAACACGCCGAAGATCGTCGCCACCGGGACGGAGGGCGGCACCGAACTCTTCCCGATCACTTACTTCGGCGAGGAGGCCTTCATGAACCAGTCACCGCAGCTGTTCAAGCAGCTGATCGCGGGCTCGAACGTCGAGCGCGTCTTCGAGATCGGTCCGATCTTCCGCGCCGAGGAGCACAACACGCCCCGGCACCTGAACGAGGCCACCTCGATCGACTTCGAGGGCGCGTTCTGCGATCACACCGACGCCATGGACGTCGCCGAAGGCATCGTCAAAGCGTCCTACGAGGCAGTCCAGGAGAACTTCGGCGACGAACTCGAGGCGCTCGACATCGCCGAGGACTTTGAGGTTCCGGAGGGTGACTTCCCTCGCATCAGCTACGAGGAGGCCCTCGAGCGCATCAACGCGACGGGCGAACTCGACGAGCAACTCGTCTGGGGCGACGACCTCTCGACGCCGGCCGAGGAAGCCCTCGGCCAGGACGTCGGCGGTCACTACTTCATCACGGACTGGCCCAGCGAGATCAAGCCGTTCTACATCAAGGATCACGACGACGATCCGCAGCTCTCGACCGGGTTCGACCTGATGCACCCTCGCATGGAACTGGTCTCGGGCGGCCAGCGCGAACACCGCCACGAGAAGCTCATCGAGGGCTTCGAACAGCAGGGCCTCGATCCCGACCAGTTCGAGTACTACACCAAGATGTTCAAGTACGGCATGCCGCCCCACGCCGGCTTCGGCCTCGGTGGCGAGCGCCTGATCATGACGATTCTCGGACTGGACAACATTCGAGAAGCTGTTCTCTTCCCGCGTGATCGCCAGCGTCTGTCGCCCTAG
- a CDS encoding AAA domain-containing protein, producing MHVRGTVAGEVDVRSVSTSYGESELAEVPLRPADDAPTGDASLARGDGGTATLADGRETTTVTLWNKWTESAELLEPGMELLVTNVKEEEYDGETQYATTGESYVVVEPSFLVSVTSIRNWVECPRLYYLNKLSGVPLNYPVVKGTLVHEVFGDLLRGRDLEESIEARVEERGLQLGLLGETADAVAEDVRENATAIEGWLQQGRLDEEEDGWRSEQLLISETFGIRGRADAVRRGAPVELKTGKNLKKEPRFKDKVQAACYALLLEEHGGDVDIGTLLYTKNSVLDRNEETGDLNPAKEFSMGEGLLKYVVRLRNEIAAKEMSGDIPTGYEAEAKCEYCFEQDTCMVVSGRLDQESKAGQIGQSLPDEELEYFDRFYRAIEEERREVHREYAKLWEQTAEERADDDRALINLEFLEKRPLEGGRWELRAERPGGANSKLREGDLVLASDGDPVRGDSELARIERLDDEVVITADEPVEVTRLDVYPSELTTDRLLVAMHDALLKGNERRKDILFGRAEPEFAAIGEEFIGNNEKQNEAVTKTVGAEDCALIHGPPGTGKTYTIARAIRAMVERGERVLLSAFTNRAVDNALEALLEQLDDVIDEDRVVRVGSESGIRDDMEPYRLERAGEPEDRVAKLQNAQVVAATTSTCGSRVMKEQQFDVALVDEAAQLTEPGTCAAINLAERFVLVGDHEQLPPVVRAENDLTESLFERLVELYPDAGVMLTKQYRMNQRIQVFASTEFYDGQLRPATPAVASRNLDDLEGVSRDALPENLQNPVSFVDVEGDRSQYTDGEEAARIADLIETYEDAGLERTDIGVIAPFRAQVSEISKHVPDDVAVDTVDRFQGSSQEVIIVSFTATGSLEGPIFEDYRRINVALTRPKRALVLVGDSAALASDPVYERMLEWARQ from the coding sequence GTGCACGTACGCGGAACCGTCGCGGGCGAGGTCGACGTGCGGTCGGTGTCGACGAGCTACGGCGAGAGCGAACTCGCCGAAGTGCCGCTTCGGCCGGCCGACGACGCGCCGACCGGCGACGCGTCCCTCGCTCGAGGCGACGGTGGAACGGCGACGCTCGCGGACGGCCGCGAGACCACGACGGTGACGCTCTGGAACAAGTGGACCGAGTCGGCGGAGTTGCTCGAGCCGGGGATGGAACTGCTCGTGACGAACGTCAAAGAAGAGGAGTACGACGGCGAAACCCAGTACGCGACGACGGGCGAGTCCTACGTCGTCGTCGAGCCCTCCTTCCTCGTGAGCGTGACCTCGATCCGCAACTGGGTCGAGTGTCCCCGGCTCTACTACCTGAACAAGCTCTCCGGGGTGCCGCTGAACTACCCCGTCGTGAAGGGGACGCTGGTCCACGAGGTCTTCGGCGATCTGTTACGCGGGCGCGACCTCGAGGAATCGATCGAGGCCCGAGTTGAGGAACGAGGCCTTCAATTAGGGCTGCTGGGCGAGACGGCTGACGCCGTCGCCGAGGACGTCCGAGAGAACGCGACGGCGATCGAGGGGTGGCTCCAGCAGGGCCGGTTAGACGAGGAGGAAGACGGATGGCGCTCGGAACAGTTGCTCATCAGCGAGACGTTCGGCATCCGCGGCCGGGCCGATGCCGTTCGACGCGGGGCACCGGTCGAACTCAAGACCGGCAAGAACCTCAAGAAAGAACCGCGGTTCAAGGACAAGGTGCAGGCCGCCTGTTACGCCCTCTTGCTCGAGGAACACGGTGGCGACGTCGACATCGGAACCTTGCTCTACACGAAGAACTCGGTGTTAGATCGCAACGAGGAGACCGGCGATCTCAACCCGGCGAAGGAGTTCTCGATGGGCGAGGGCCTCCTGAAGTACGTCGTTCGTCTCCGTAACGAGATCGCGGCGAAGGAAATGTCGGGGGATATCCCGACCGGCTACGAGGCCGAGGCGAAGTGTGAGTACTGCTTCGAGCAAGACACCTGCATGGTCGTCTCCGGCCGGCTGGATCAGGAATCCAAGGCCGGCCAGATCGGACAATCGCTGCCAGACGAGGAACTCGAGTACTTCGACCGCTTCTACCGCGCGATCGAGGAGGAGCGCCGGGAGGTCCACCGCGAGTACGCCAAGCTCTGGGAACAGACGGCCGAGGAGCGGGCCGACGACGACCGCGCGCTGATCAACCTCGAGTTCCTCGAGAAGCGACCGCTCGAGGGCGGCCGCTGGGAACTGCGGGCCGAGCGGCCCGGCGGCGCAAATTCGAAGCTCCGTGAGGGAGATCTGGTACTGGCCAGCGACGGGGACCCGGTTCGGGGCGATTCGGAGCTGGCGCGAATCGAACGACTCGACGACGAAGTCGTGATCACGGCTGACGAACCGGTCGAAGTCACGCGGCTGGATGTCTATCCCTCCGAACTAACAACCGACCGGCTGCTCGTCGCGATGCACGACGCGCTCCTGAAAGGCAACGAGCGGCGCAAGGACATCCTATTCGGCCGCGCGGAGCCCGAATTCGCGGCGATCGGCGAGGAATTCATCGGCAATAACGAGAAACAGAACGAGGCCGTGACGAAAACCGTCGGTGCGGAGGACTGCGCGCTGATCCACGGGCCGCCGGGCACTGGGAAGACCTACACCATCGCTCGGGCCATCCGCGCAATGGTCGAACGCGGCGAGCGCGTCCTGCTGTCGGCCTTCACGAATCGAGCAGTGGACAATGCCTTAGAGGCCCTGCTCGAGCAACTCGACGATGTCATTGACGAAGATCGCGTCGTCCGCGTCGGTTCGGAGAGCGGGATCCGCGACGACATGGAGCCGTACCGCCTCGAGCGAGCGGGAGAGCCCGAGGACCGCGTTGCGAAACTACAGAACGCGCAGGTAGTGGCGGCGACGACCTCGACCTGCGGCTCGCGGGTCATGAAGGAACAGCAGTTCGACGTCGCGCTGGTCGACGAGGCCGCCCAACTCACCGAACCCGGCACGTGCGCGGCGATCAATCTGGCCGAGCGGTTCGTCCTCGTCGGTGACCACGAACAGCTCCCGCCGGTCGTTCGCGCCGAAAACGACCTCACCGAGTCGCTGTTCGAACGGCTCGTCGAGCTCTACCCCGATGCCGGCGTCATGTTGACCAAGCAGTACCGAATGAACCAGCGTATCCAAGTCTTCGCCTCAACCGAGTTCTACGACGGCCAGCTTCGACCCGCAACGCCCGCGGTCGCGTCGCGGAACCTGGACGACCTCGAGGGGGTCTCCCGGGACGCGCTGCCCGAGAACCTGCAAAATCCCGTCTCGTTCGTCGACGTCGAGGGTGACCGGAGCCAGTACACCGACGGCGAGGAGGCCGCGCGGATCGCGGACCTGATTGAGACCTACGAGGATGCGGGCCTCGAGCGCACTGATATCGGCGTCATCGCGCCCTTCCGCGCGCAGGTCTCGGAGATTTCAAAGCATGTCCCCGATGACGTCGCCGTCGACACCGTCGATCGCTTCCAGGGCTCGAGTCAGGAGGTCATCATCGTCTCATTTACCGCGACCGGCTCGCTCGAGGGTCCGATCTTCGAGGACTACCGTCGGATCAACGTCGCCCTAACCCGGCCCAAGCGCGCGTTGGTACTGGTCGGCGACTCGGCGGCGTTAGCGTCCGATCCAGTTTACGAGCGGATGCTTGAGTGGGCGCGGCAATGA
- a CDS encoding zinc-dependent metalloprotease, with product MNLYRSARAVAGASGDDAIDWRSAADAAKAATDPGPLDLESGESEAYARDVRDARAAVRTVSGVDFDVPETVEIQNRHHWIDANVATFERVMGALETHTGVFPGVARTINTGTMTVLLSFLGRNVLGQYDPLLLADAPTNDHALYFVRPNILNAADKLNVDSDRFRRWIAFHEVTHAAEFGAAPWLSDHLETRMEDGIETLSEGSFDRDAFRDLDAAMTVVEGYAELLMDHAFDDEYEDLRRKLDARRQGRGPLQKLFRRLLGLGLKERQYERGKNFFEHVVAVRDLETASLVWEGPENLPSHDELDAPGTWIQRVDRR from the coding sequence GTGAATCTCTATCGTAGCGCCCGGGCAGTTGCCGGGGCGTCCGGTGACGATGCGATCGACTGGCGGTCAGCCGCCGACGCCGCCAAAGCTGCGACGGACCCCGGCCCGCTCGACCTCGAGTCCGGAGAGAGTGAGGCCTACGCCCGCGACGTCCGAGACGCCCGAGCCGCCGTTCGAACGGTCTCTGGCGTCGACTTCGACGTGCCCGAGACCGTCGAGATCCAGAACCGTCACCACTGGATCGACGCTAACGTCGCCACCTTCGAGCGCGTGATGGGTGCGCTCGAGACACACACAGGTGTGTTCCCCGGCGTCGCCCGGACGATTAATACGGGGACAATGACCGTCCTGCTCTCCTTCCTCGGGCGGAACGTCCTCGGCCAGTACGATCCGCTCCTCCTGGCCGACGCGCCCACGAACGATCACGCGCTGTACTTCGTCCGGCCGAATATCCTTAACGCGGCCGACAAGCTCAACGTGGATTCGGACCGGTTCCGCCGCTGGATCGCCTTCCACGAGGTAACCCACGCCGCCGAGTTCGGGGCCGCGCCGTGGCTCTCCGATCACCTCGAGACTCGCATGGAAGACGGTATCGAGACTCTCTCGGAGGGCTCGTTCGATCGAGACGCCTTCCGCGACCTCGACGCCGCGATGACCGTCGTCGAGGGATACGCTGAACTCCTGATGGACCACGCCTTCGACGACGAGTACGAGGACCTGCGGCGCAAACTCGACGCGCGCCGGCAGGGACGGGGGCCGCTCCAGAAGCTCTTCCGCCGCTTGCTCGGGCTCGGGCTCAAAGAGCGCCAGTACGAGCGCGGCAAAAACTTCTTCGAGCATGTCGTCGCCGTCCGCGACCTCGAGACGGCAAGTCTGGTCTGGGAAGGGCCCGAGAACCTCCCAAGCCACGACGAACTCGACGCGCCGGGGACGTGGATCCAGCGCGTCGACCGCCGATAG
- a CDS encoding helix-turn-helix domain-containing protein yields MSLLAAFEASSPALVLGPTLEALPSIDVELERQYALDPDRPIAFCRLRYHDRDGLDRTLAADDTIDEFERIGGSDDENLYRLQRSETDVIGAYREWVDAGGELLECRGSDGSWEVEMRFPDRASFSRYHEFLASEGVSLELQRLADGDGRRRGPRPALTDAQREALTLAHEHGFFEVPRETGLSEIAAQLEISNQAVSERLRRGQAQLIDDQLIE; encoded by the coding sequence ATGAGTCTCCTCGCCGCGTTCGAGGCGTCGTCGCCGGCGTTGGTACTCGGGCCGACCCTTGAGGCCCTGCCGTCGATCGACGTTGAACTCGAGCGCCAGTACGCCCTCGATCCCGACCGGCCTATCGCGTTCTGCCGACTTCGGTATCACGACCGCGACGGACTCGACCGAACGCTCGCAGCCGACGACACCATCGATGAGTTCGAGCGAATCGGCGGGAGCGACGATGAGAACCTGTACCGACTGCAGCGAAGCGAGACGGACGTCATCGGCGCGTATCGTGAGTGGGTCGACGCCGGCGGCGAGTTACTCGAGTGTCGCGGCTCGGATGGCAGTTGGGAGGTCGAGATGCGGTTCCCCGATCGCGCCTCGTTCAGCCGCTATCACGAGTTCCTCGCGAGCGAAGGCGTCTCGCTCGAGTTACAACGACTCGCCGACGGCGACGGTCGACGCCGCGGGCCCCGACCCGCCCTGACCGACGCCCAGCGGGAGGCGCTCACGCTGGCCCACGAGCACGGGTTCTTCGAGGTACCCCGTGAGACGGGGCTGTCCGAGATCGCTGCCCAGCTCGAGATTTCGAACCAGGCCGTCAGCGAGCGACTACGACGCGGCCAGGCGCAGTTGATCGACGACCAGCTCATCGAGTGA
- a CDS encoding phosphoglycerol geranylgeranyltransferase — protein MLKIDPDKELPEGVTYGDLCATGTDAIEVGGTMGITEENMSAVIEACAEHDVALYQEPSNPDVVLEDDALDGYLIPTVFNAGSPFWITEAHKEWVRLEGELDWERTTTEAYIVMNPEADVAELTEANCDLGADDVAAYATVAEHMFGQEIVYIEYSGTLGDEAVVDAAAEATDESTLFYGGGIHDYDSAYAMAQHADVIVVGDLAHDEGIEAVRETVDAANDA, from the coding sequence ATTCTCAAGATTGATCCAGACAAGGAGCTACCCGAGGGCGTGACCTACGGCGATCTCTGTGCGACAGGCACCGACGCGATCGAAGTCGGCGGCACCATGGGCATCACCGAGGAGAATATGAGCGCGGTCATCGAGGCCTGTGCCGAACACGACGTCGCCCTCTATCAGGAGCCCTCGAATCCTGATGTCGTCCTCGAGGACGATGCGCTGGACGGCTATCTCATCCCGACCGTCTTCAACGCCGGGTCGCCGTTCTGGATCACTGAGGCCCACAAGGAGTGGGTCCGGCTCGAGGGCGAACTCGACTGGGAGCGCACGACGACGGAAGCCTACATCGTGATGAACCCCGAGGCCGACGTCGCGGAGCTGACGGAGGCCAACTGCGATCTCGGTGCCGACGACGTCGCCGCCTACGCGACGGTCGCCGAGCATATGTTCGGACAGGAGATCGTCTACATCGAGTACTCCGGCACCCTTGGCGACGAGGCAGTCGTCGACGCCGCCGCCGAGGCGACTGATGAGTCGACGCTGTTCTACGGCGGCGGGATCCACGACTACGACTCCGCGTACGCGATGGCCCAGCATGCCGACGTCATCGTCGTCGGCGATCTCGCACACGATGAGGGTATTGAGGCGGTTCGGGAGACCGTCGACGCGGCCAACGACGCGTAG
- a CDS encoding threonine synthase: MEPTDAFAGLECVDCGATVDATATHQCPDCGGLLDPSYDYDAIDLDRETLAARPFDSQWRYAELLPVARESAVTTNEGATALVDCPDLANELGVERVLIKDEGRNPTGSVTDRGASVAVTAAASHGASDVALPSPGNGGQAIAAYAARAGLQSHAYLPSRSGFTNKAMVNVHGGDMNVVGGRYGDAVGAFEEGLAEHDDWYSLRAFDTPYRHEGAKTLFYELAEQLEWTVPDTICYPTGAGTGLVALAKAAREFRELGLTDELPTLYAAQAAGCAPIVEAVDNGRDEHEPVEHPDTICGELEIPDPTASPQVLEAIRETDGSAVATEDPDILESAARVAQAEGLELIPSAAAAASGAWELAERGAFDGSETVVIVNTGAGNKEADVLRSHLMSQGV, translated from the coding sequence ATGGAACCGACAGACGCCTTCGCCGGCCTCGAGTGCGTCGACTGTGGGGCCACCGTTGACGCCACCGCGACCCACCAGTGTCCGGACTGTGGCGGGTTGCTCGATCCGAGCTATGACTACGACGCGATCGATCTCGACCGCGAGACGCTCGCCGCCCGTCCGTTTGACTCGCAGTGGCGCTACGCGGAACTGCTGCCCGTTGCCCGCGAGTCGGCGGTGACGACGAACGAGGGGGCAACGGCGCTGGTCGACTGCCCCGATCTGGCCAACGAACTCGGCGTCGAGCGCGTCTTGATCAAAGACGAGGGCCGGAATCCGACAGGCTCGGTCACGGACCGCGGCGCGTCGGTAGCTGTCACCGCGGCCGCCTCCCACGGCGCGAGCGACGTCGCGCTCCCGTCGCCGGGCAATGGTGGACAGGCCATCGCGGCCTACGCGGCCCGCGCGGGGCTCCAGTCGCACGCGTATCTCCCCTCTCGGTCCGGCTTTACTAACAAGGCCATGGTCAATGTTCACGGCGGAGATATGAACGTCGTCGGTGGCCGCTACGGCGACGCTGTCGGCGCGTTCGAGGAAGGACTTGCGGAACACGACGACTGGTACTCACTCCGGGCGTTCGACACGCCGTATCGCCACGAGGGCGCAAAGACGCTGTTCTACGAACTCGCCGAACAACTCGAGTGGACGGTTCCCGACACGATCTGTTACCCGACGGGTGCCGGCACCGGGCTCGTCGCGCTTGCCAAGGCCGCGCGGGAGTTCCGCGAACTCGGTCTGACTGACGAGTTGCCCACCCTCTACGCCGCCCAGGCGGCCGGCTGCGCGCCGATCGTCGAGGCGGTCGACAACGGCCGCGACGAACACGAGCCGGTCGAACACCCTGACACGATCTGTGGCGAACTCGAGATTCCCGACCCGACGGCGAGCCCGCAGGTCCTCGAGGCGATCCGCGAGACTGACGGCAGCGCGGTTGCGACTGAGGATCCGGATATCCTCGAGTCTGCTGCGCGGGTGGCCCAAGCGGAAGGGCTCGAACTGATCCCGAGCGCGGCAGCGGCCGCGAGCGGGGCGTGGGAACTCGCGGAGCGCGGTGCGTTCGACGGCTCGGAGACGGTTGTCATCGTCAATACTGGCGCGGGCAACAAGGAGGCCGACGTATTGCGGAGCCATCTGATGAGCCAGGGCGTGTAG
- a CDS encoding LSM domain-containing protein: MSGRPLDVLEASLGERVTVRLKSGDEYVGDLAGYDQHMNLVLEDVTIPVEGEDEEEPPAEDTTIIRGDNVVSITP; the protein is encoded by the coding sequence ATGAGTGGACGACCGCTGGACGTCCTCGAGGCGTCACTCGGCGAACGCGTTACAGTACGACTCAAGAGTGGCGACGAATACGTCGGCGATCTCGCCGGCTACGATCAACACATGAACCTAGTGCTCGAGGACGTGACGATTCCCGTCGAGGGCGAAGACGAAGAGGAGCCACCGGCCGAAGACACAACCATTATACGCGGCGATAACGTCGTTTCGATCACTCCATGA
- a CDS encoding Sir2 family NAD-dependent protein deacetylase: MDDLERLADAIRRADTGVAFTGAGISAPSGVPTFRGDDGVWEKFDEGQFTYGRFQRDPEGFWTDRVDLQRVMFDEEYEPNAAHEALAAMGQESDLEAILTQNTDGLHGDAAAAVGEGTSDGETDAAGDSGTTVLELHGNSQRVRCTDCGNRRDGDPIFERAADGELPPTCECGGVLKPDVVLFGEQLPGAVIQRARSLARESDVFLAIGSSLVVEPAASLPRLAASTGATVGIVNLESTPCDDIADVVLRDDVTTVLPRLRDLAAE, translated from the coding sequence ATGGACGACCTCGAGCGACTCGCTGACGCCATCCGACGCGCAGACACCGGCGTCGCCTTCACCGGTGCGGGCATCTCCGCCCCATCCGGTGTCCCGACCTTCCGCGGCGACGACGGCGTCTGGGAGAAGTTCGACGAGGGACAGTTCACGTACGGCCGATTCCAGCGCGATCCCGAGGGGTTCTGGACGGACCGCGTCGACCTCCAGCGAGTGATGTTCGATGAGGAGTACGAGCCGAACGCGGCTCACGAGGCACTGGCCGCGATGGGGCAAGAGAGTGATCTCGAGGCAATACTCACCCAGAATACGGACGGATTACACGGCGATGCCGCGGCAGCGGTCGGTGAGGGGACGAGCGACGGCGAAACTGACGCTGCGGGCGACAGCGGGACGACCGTCCTCGAGCTTCACGGCAACTCCCAGCGGGTTCGCTGTACCGACTGTGGAAACCGCCGGGACGGCGACCCGATCTTCGAGCGCGCTGCCGACGGCGAACTACCGCCGACCTGCGAGTGTGGCGGCGTCCTCAAACCCGATGTCGTCCTCTTCGGTGAGCAACTCCCGGGAGCCGTCATCCAGCGGGCCCGGTCGCTCGCTCGCGAAAGCGACGTTTTCCTCGCGATCGGCTCCTCGCTGGTCGTCGAACCGGCCGCCTCGCTCCCGCGACTCGCCGCATCGACCGGCGCGACGGTCGGCATCGTGAACCTCGAGTCGACGCCGTGTGACGATATTGCCGACGTGGTGCTCCGCGATGACGTGACAACGGTGCTTCCCCGGCTACGGGACTTGGCCGCCGAGTGA
- a CDS encoding nuclear transport factor 2 family protein produces the protein MPPSASAEAVIRDYYDALRDGDPLSPYFSDTESTVKFGISESLFGGAEVAAALEEQTETTDEWTVKSDNLVVTERDGVATFADEVTMAWTDTTTGERYRFDSRWSATLVERDAADDSSVSDWQFVAMHVSAPHVL, from the coding sequence ATGCCACCGAGCGCGAGCGCCGAGGCCGTCATCCGCGACTACTACGACGCACTCCGCGACGGCGACCCGCTTTCCCCCTACTTTTCGGACACCGAGTCGACCGTCAAGTTCGGTATCAGCGAGTCCCTGTTCGGCGGTGCCGAGGTCGCCGCGGCCCTCGAGGAACAGACCGAAACGACCGACGAATGGACGGTCAAGAGTGACAATCTCGTCGTCACCGAACGCGACGGAGTCGCGACGTTCGCCGACGAGGTGACGATGGCCTGGACGGACACGACGACCGGCGAACGCTACCGATTCGACAGCCGCTGGAGCGCTACGCTGGTGGAGAGGGATGCTGCCGACGACTCGAGCGTGAGTGACTGGCAGTTCGTCGCGATGCATGTCAGCGCACCGCACGTCCTATGA
- a CDS encoding 50S ribosomal protein L37e translates to MTGAGTPSQGKKNKTTHTKCRRCGEKSYHTKKKECSSCGFGKSAKRRGYEWQSKSGDN, encoded by the coding sequence ATGACTGGTGCAGGAACCCCGAGCCAAGGAAAGAAGAATAAGACGACCCACACGAAGTGTCGTCGCTGCGGTGAGAAATCATACCATACCAAAAAGAAAGAGTGCTCGTCATGTGGCTTTGGCAAGTCCGCCAAACGCCGCGGCTACGAGTGGCAGTCGAAATCCGGCGACAACTGA
- a CDS encoding alpha/beta hydrolase — translation MVAPNDADERSTDESTTDRRTLLKTAGTTIVGGTGLAAAAGSASAQFGGPDVIEVDDGLFGWSADDSLPVTDELLIFIHGWFGDTTVSSQASDVQDSLESGGYSPDETVAIEWPATNLNFSGAESDTEDVGEVVAGLIEDFYDAGGGNVRLVGHSLGGRCVYWTATKLSSGYEIETVAGLGTAADGSEICGDPWNSGLDNACEVRNYHSENDSTVGSAYGGWGDTALGTEGAGCSPASNYTDVDVTGSVGSHLTYLGDSAVGSDLADAINSGSCGDDSGGDDDDDSWWS, via the coding sequence ATGGTGGCTCCTAACGATGCAGACGAGCGGTCGACGGACGAATCGACGACTGACCGACGAACCCTCCTGAAGACCGCCGGCACGACGATTGTCGGCGGCACAGGGCTGGCCGCTGCAGCCGGTTCGGCGTCCGCACAGTTCGGCGGTCCCGACGTGATCGAAGTCGACGACGGACTGTTCGGCTGGAGCGCTGACGACAGTCTCCCAGTCACGGACGAACTGCTGATCTTCATCCACGGCTGGTTCGGCGACACGACCGTCTCGAGTCAGGCCTCGGACGTCCAGGATTCCCTCGAGTCCGGCGGCTACTCGCCCGACGAGACCGTCGCGATCGAGTGGCCCGCGACGAATCTCAACTTCAGCGGTGCGGAGTCCGATACCGAGGACGTCGGTGAGGTCGTCGCCGGCCTCATCGAGGACTTCTACGACGCCGGCGGCGGCAACGTCCGCCTCGTCGGGCACTCGCTCGGCGGCCGCTGTGTCTACTGGACGGCCACCAAACTCAGTAGTGGCTACGAGATCGAGACCGTCGCGGGACTCGGCACTGCGGCGGACGGCTCGGAGATCTGTGGCGATCCGTGGAATTCCGGCCTCGACAACGCCTGCGAGGTCCGCAACTACCACTCCGAGAACGACTCGACGGTCGGCTCGGCCTACGGCGGCTGGGGCGACACCGCGCTGGGGACCGAAGGTGCAGGCTGCAGCCCCGCGTCGAACTACACTGACGTCGACGTGACCGGCAGCGTCGGCAGTCACCTGACGTATCTGGGCGACTCCGCAGTTGGATCGGACCTCGCCGACGCAATCAACAGCGGTTCCTGTGGCGACGATAGCGGCGGCGATGACGACGACGATAGCTGGTGGAGCTGA